A genomic stretch from Sulfobacillus thermosulfidooxidans includes:
- a CDS encoding CHC2 zinc finger domain-containing protein → MAHSTRSLAQRLKVQQLCRAARESGDLIAEVQQTVRLKRIGQAYNGLCPFHADRIPSLWVYPDGHWHCYGCPPGQNHGSILDWRRQLYGESWSEAARAILQHYGPPPEYRPRPAPDNTTEWPDASTWRHWAQIYRRAWASASLLPADQQALRDRGWDEAAAWAAHGLISMPAFADRSRWSERLGESVAHVPGFSTRDDGTWHGPSGLLIPVRWVDGTPVGAQIRVHRVQTGKYVWWSTPPNVVDDQGQLRYPDGHKAWVIPHWAWPSAQPESTWPEVIVTEGPLKAILIAESLGLPVLGLPGVSTWPTLLQLFQALGRPPERLLLALDQDRPPNPTVQRATQHLAAALRDQWSTITLGQIVWEDDQAKGFDDALMRHAAWRIEAVPSLGNVSSSEN, encoded by the coding sequence ATGGCACACTCCACCCGGTCTTTGGCGCAACGCCTCAAAGTGCAACAACTCTGCCGAGCCGCTCGGGAAAGCGGCGATTTGATTGCGGAAGTTCAGCAAACTGTTCGTCTCAAACGGATCGGGCAAGCCTATAATGGCTTGTGCCCGTTTCATGCCGACCGGATTCCCAGTCTGTGGGTCTACCCGGATGGCCATTGGCATTGTTACGGTTGTCCGCCCGGCCAGAATCATGGCAGCATTCTCGATTGGCGCCGCCAACTCTATGGCGAAAGCTGGTCGGAAGCCGCCCGCGCCATCTTGCAGCATTATGGCCCGCCCCCGGAATATCGGCCGCGGCCTGCCCCCGACAATACCACCGAATGGCCCGACGCATCCACCTGGCGCCATTGGGCCCAGATTTATCGCCGCGCTTGGGCCAGTGCGTCCTTATTGCCAGCCGACCAGCAAGCGTTACGGGATCGGGGATGGGATGAGGCCGCCGCGTGGGCGGCGCATGGCCTGATTTCCATGCCGGCTTTTGCGGACCGCTCCCGATGGTCTGAGCGCTTAGGCGAATCGGTGGCTCATGTGCCCGGTTTTAGCACGCGGGATGACGGCACGTGGCATGGCCCCTCGGGTCTGCTCATTCCTGTGCGGTGGGTCGATGGCACGCCCGTCGGGGCGCAAATTCGCGTGCATCGCGTGCAGACGGGCAAATATGTGTGGTGGTCGACGCCGCCGAATGTCGTGGATGATCAGGGCCAGCTTCGGTATCCTGATGGGCACAAAGCCTGGGTCATTCCGCATTGGGCGTGGCCCAGTGCTCAACCGGAATCGACATGGCCGGAAGTGATTGTCACCGAAGGGCCGCTCAAAGCGATTCTCATTGCGGAATCGTTGGGGTTGCCGGTCTTGGGCTTGCCGGGGGTGAGTACCTGGCCGACGCTCCTCCAACTGTTTCAGGCCCTGGGCCGCCCGCCCGAACGGTTGCTCCTCGCGTTGGATCAAGATCGCCCGCCGAATCCGACGGTGCAACGCGCCACGCAACACCTGGCGGCGGCCTTGCGCGATCAATGGTCGACGATAACATTAGGCCAGATTGTTTGGGAGGATGACCAGGCCAAAGGCTTTGATGATGCGTTGATGCGACACGCCGCATGGCGGATTGAGGCGGTGCCGTCGTTGGGCAACGTCTCTTCATCCGAAAATTGA
- a CDS encoding metal-dependent hydrolase codes for MNASTHILGGVVATECVWCLVPHLSHPFAWLALSGFGGLLPDWDHPDSTIGRWIPWPAVIQSRGPHRPPLVGRRGLHGPIWHRHQAHSPVGVGLVSALVTLSGGVFWSMLTSWHEVTTAYPWRLVASGCFIGSLSHLVLDGFNDTPQWWAWPISRHGFRWPLHASIKRIEPLISFVLTGIGIVLAWHLTQTVFPQIF; via the coding sequence ATGAATGCCTCGACGCATATCTTAGGCGGCGTTGTCGCTACCGAGTGTGTATGGTGTCTTGTTCCTCACCTCTCCCATCCTTTCGCGTGGTTGGCCCTTAGCGGCTTTGGCGGTTTGTTGCCCGACTGGGACCATCCTGATAGCACCATCGGTCGATGGATTCCCTGGCCCGCCGTGATCCAGTCGCGGGGCCCGCATCGCCCGCCTTTAGTCGGGCGACGGGGATTGCACGGTCCCATCTGGCATCGACACCAAGCCCATTCTCCGGTCGGTGTTGGGCTGGTGAGTGCCTTGGTGACACTCAGCGGTGGGGTTTTCTGGTCGATGCTCACGTCCTGGCATGAGGTTACTACAGCCTATCCCTGGCGGCTGGTCGCAAGCGGATGTTTCATCGGAAGTCTGAGCCATCTTGTTCTTGACGGGTTTAATGACACACCGCAATGGTGGGCGTGGCCTATTTCCCGTCACGGTTTTCGCTGGCCGCTTCATGCGTCCATCAAGCGGATCGAGCCCTTGATTTCTTTCGTGCTGACCGGCATCGGCATTGTGTTAGCATGGCATTTAACGCAGACGGTTTTCCCACAGATTTTCTAA
- a CDS encoding HEPN domain-containing protein encodes MNAAVEAWIAQAREDFAVAQHAVSAGWYKAACFHAQQCGEKWLKALLILYGQSPSRSHDLDFLADLLEPYVQGIESIREAAIVLTEYAIDARYPSRLRIEHDEAIQAVHYAEQIQQWAASQKEFLD; translated from the coding sequence ATGAACGCAGCCGTTGAAGCATGGATTGCGCAAGCACGCGAAGACTTCGCGGTTGCACAACATGCAGTCTCGGCTGGATGGTATAAAGCCGCATGTTTTCATGCCCAACAATGCGGAGAAAAATGGTTAAAAGCCCTCCTGATATTGTATGGACAGTCGCCATCACGCAGCCACGATCTAGATTTTTTAGCCGATTTGCTTGAACCCTACGTTCAAGGCATTGAGTCGATCCGGGAAGCTGCCATTGTGTTAACCGAATATGCCATAGATGCTCGCTATCCCAGTCGATTACGTATCGAACACGATGAGGCGATTCAAGCCGTACATTATGCTGAACAAATACAGCAGTGGGCCGCATCACAAAAAGAATTCCTTGATTAA
- a CDS encoding nucleotidyltransferase domain-containing protein, whose protein sequence is MNSVPDTVVHNIVTHFPEVNRIILFGSRARGDARPDSDWDFLVIMPSDKPPTQRGIAVRRVARIRGISMDILVKTPEEVAEGFPMMADDIIREGQVIYERSR, encoded by the coding sequence ATGAACTCTGTGCCCGATACCGTCGTTCATAATATCGTGACGCACTTCCCTGAAGTGAATCGTATCATCTTGTTCGGATCTCGCGCCAGAGGAGATGCCCGGCCAGATAGTGACTGGGATTTTCTGGTGATCATGCCATCCGACAAACCTCCAACACAAAGAGGGATTGCAGTTCGCCGCGTTGCTCGGATTCGTGGCATCTCGATGGACATTTTGGTGAAAACTCCCGAAGAGGTGGCTGAAGGGTTTCCCATGATGGCCGATGACATTATTCGCGAAGGGCAAGTGATTTATGAACGCAGCCGTTGA
- a CDS encoding VirD4-like conjugal transfer protein, CD1115 family: MAPWRSASFWLTWFLGAVLIGAATPAVLLSLYALHDPALTPFLWQHQGFWPWRSWPRLTHIAALHAASRTIPGLAIAGWGYLRWKAEADRTDNPLASMWGTQNIKHTSYGSARWRRAKEWTGFVQLRPVKTLSLPRAGQLALPDPQMSEAVRRQGHPQTPPPGPGPGGIFLGQWGHQAALLTGDVHTLLIGIPGVGKTRRIILPTLAWLAQSQECLVLGDPKGELFSWAAKPLQDAGYAVLRFDLRHPQTRWNPLAPIIAALNENRLADASRAAWTLAHAIVGQQPLGGDNVLWSNTAETLIAALALAVSDSTATGLAPAEQHLFSAYQILMAHAQGQALDWYFDTTFPERHPAREAYAMIRTAAPETRQSIYVTATSTLRLFADPDMAWLTSAHDAAWPMGQRPTEIVATMQAKPWAIFCVIPDEDSTRYPIATLFLTQLIQFLVQAANVKGRLPRRVNFILDEFGNLPPIPDFDKALTVGRGRGLRFLLAVQALAQLTEQYDKKADILSGSCGMWIFLGTADPQTADTLSKKCGTQTIRTTQTSTQQGPQITSSSSEQWLGRPLVQPDEILRWPLGKTLILQTGFAPGVLTAPDLSAWKVLKDWSAAPDEEPQDLSKDFQALPRYHAAPPSQHDHPLNHVPADVPPTPAGADFVETRFPGTI; this comes from the coding sequence ATGGCGCCGTGGCGTTCTGCCAGTTTTTGGCTGACGTGGTTTCTCGGAGCTGTCCTGATTGGGGCCGCGACACCGGCGGTGTTACTCAGCCTGTATGCGCTGCACGATCCGGCTCTGACCCCGTTTTTATGGCAGCATCAAGGGTTTTGGCCGTGGCGTAGCTGGCCACGCCTCACGCATATTGCCGCGTTGCACGCTGCCTCTCGGACGATTCCCGGCCTCGCTATCGCCGGATGGGGATATCTCCGCTGGAAAGCCGAAGCGGACCGCACCGACAATCCGCTCGCGTCCATGTGGGGGACACAAAACATTAAACACACCAGCTATGGCTCGGCGCGCTGGCGCCGAGCCAAAGAATGGACGGGTTTCGTGCAGTTGCGCCCGGTGAAAACATTGAGTCTTCCCCGTGCGGGTCAATTAGCGTTACCCGATCCCCAAATGTCTGAGGCTGTCCGGCGTCAGGGACATCCTCAAACGCCTCCGCCCGGTCCCGGACCGGGCGGGATTTTTTTAGGCCAATGGGGCCACCAAGCCGCCTTACTCACCGGGGATGTGCATACGTTACTCATTGGGATTCCCGGCGTGGGCAAAACCCGCCGCATTATTTTGCCCACCTTAGCGTGGCTGGCCCAAAGCCAAGAATGTCTGGTCTTGGGCGATCCCAAAGGCGAGCTCTTTAGTTGGGCGGCCAAGCCGCTGCAAGACGCCGGCTATGCGGTCTTACGCTTTGATTTGCGCCATCCCCAAACCCGGTGGAATCCCCTCGCCCCGATTATTGCGGCCTTAAACGAAAACCGGTTGGCCGATGCCAGCCGGGCTGCGTGGACCTTAGCCCACGCCATTGTCGGGCAGCAGCCCTTGGGCGGGGATAACGTGCTCTGGAGCAATACCGCGGAAACGCTGATTGCCGCCTTAGCCCTAGCGGTGTCGGATAGCACCGCAACCGGACTGGCGCCGGCAGAACAACATCTTTTTAGTGCCTATCAAATTCTGATGGCGCATGCCCAAGGCCAAGCCTTGGATTGGTATTTTGATACCACCTTTCCCGAACGGCATCCGGCGCGGGAAGCCTATGCCATGATTCGCACCGCCGCGCCGGAAACCCGGCAAAGTATTTATGTGACCGCCACCTCCACGTTGCGGCTCTTTGCCGATCCCGATATGGCGTGGCTGACGAGCGCGCATGATGCCGCGTGGCCGATGGGTCAACGGCCTACTGAGATTGTGGCCACGATGCAAGCGAAACCCTGGGCGATTTTTTGTGTGATCCCGGATGAGGATTCCACCCGGTATCCGATTGCAACGCTGTTTCTGACCCAACTCATTCAATTTTTGGTGCAAGCGGCCAACGTGAAAGGCCGTTTGCCGCGCCGAGTGAATTTCATTTTGGATGAGTTTGGCAATCTGCCGCCGATTCCCGATTTCGACAAAGCCTTAACCGTGGGGCGGGGCCGGGGATTACGCTTTCTCCTGGCGGTGCAGGCGCTGGCGCAACTGACGGAACAATATGACAAAAAAGCCGATATTTTGTCTGGGTCGTGTGGCATGTGGATCTTTCTCGGCACCGCCGATCCGCAAACCGCCGACACCTTATCCAAAAAATGCGGCACCCAAACGATTCGCACGACCCAAACCAGTACGCAACAAGGCCCGCAAATCACCTCGTCCTCATCGGAACAATGGTTAGGCCGTCCGCTCGTGCAACCGGATGAAATTTTGCGGTGGCCGCTCGGCAAAACCTTGATTCTGCAAACGGGCTTTGCGCCCGGTGTGCTCACCGCGCCCGATTTGAGCGCGTGGAAAGTCTTAAAAGACTGGAGCGCAGCGCCTGATGAGGAGCCCCAAGATTTATCGAAAGACTTTCAAGCCCTGCCGCGCTATCATGCGGCACCGCCCTCGCAGCACGACCATCCCTTAAATCACGTGCCAGCGGACGTGCCTCCCACACCTGCGGGGGCCGATTTTGTGGAAACCCGGTTTCCCGGCACCATTTAA
- a CDS encoding DEAD/DEAH box helicase, translating into MPLQLRPYQTEAVHAIQSAVRQGFRRVLAVLPTGAGKTVIAADLARQSRGRLLFLVNRDELVQQSVAKLHLTVPAADIGIVQGPRREWHRRYVVASVQTVSRSLAQEGLLTQDATDPFRLVIVDEAHHIGAATYQQLWHRLVTQTDRRVLLGITATPLRTDGKKLTDFFDTTAYRLDLPTLIQQGYLVPVRGYRIVTPTVLRHVRTHHGDFSEKDLALAVDTPERNKIIVDSWRQYAEDRQTVVFAVNVAHARHLAETFAAQGIATDWIDGSLSLTERRRRLAAFSNGTLRVLTNCAVLTEGWDEPQVSCLVMARPTASRGLYIQMAGRGLRPSPGKTDCLILDVTDKSHTLTYDVTALTVPDEDERKPRKARTPREPSAVHDDPADWTPGVQPIPLPWDALGHSPFVWHADAAGPWLEAGPRDRICLTPTEDGWRVTWVSPEGSQSLHEAPVPLPYAQGIAEDWVRAQNRTAFAAKDAPWRRRLVSAKQQDLLRRLHIPFDPGVLTQEEASRLIHEAMDRQPLTPKQHRWLVAHHIPIPPQCIMRQAAQLIAAAQPAATTSAASMASDSSERT; encoded by the coding sequence ATGCCACTCCAACTCCGTCCCTACCAAACCGAGGCCGTTCACGCGATTCAGTCGGCCGTCCGGCAAGGCTTTCGGCGGGTCTTGGCGGTGTTGCCGACGGGCGCGGGGAAAACGGTCATTGCCGCCGATTTGGCCCGGCAGTCGCGAGGCCGCTTGCTTTTTTTAGTTAACCGGGACGAGTTGGTGCAACAATCCGTCGCCAAGCTGCATTTAACCGTGCCGGCTGCGGATATCGGGATTGTGCAGGGGCCCCGCCGGGAATGGCACCGGCGGTACGTGGTGGCCTCGGTGCAAACGGTTTCCCGGTCTTTGGCGCAAGAGGGCTTGCTGACGCAAGATGCCACCGATCCCTTTCGTTTGGTTATTGTCGATGAAGCCCATCATATTGGGGCTGCGACCTACCAACAACTGTGGCACCGCCTTGTGACCCAAACCGATCGCCGGGTGCTACTCGGCATTACGGCCACGCCTTTGCGGACCGACGGCAAGAAACTGACGGATTTCTTCGATACCACGGCCTATCGGCTGGATTTGCCCACGCTCATTCAGCAAGGCTACCTCGTTCCCGTCCGGGGCTACCGCATCGTGACTCCCACGGTGCTGCGGCACGTGCGGACCCATCATGGCGATTTCTCGGAAAAAGATTTAGCCTTGGCCGTCGATACCCCTGAACGCAATAAAATTATTGTCGACAGTTGGCGCCAGTATGCCGAAGACCGCCAGACCGTCGTTTTTGCGGTCAATGTCGCCCATGCCCGCCATTTAGCGGAAACTTTTGCGGCACAGGGTATTGCGACGGACTGGATTGACGGGTCGCTCTCCCTGACGGAACGACGGCGGCGGCTGGCTGCCTTTTCAAACGGCACCTTGCGCGTGCTCACCAATTGCGCGGTGCTCACGGAAGGCTGGGATGAACCCCAAGTCTCCTGTCTGGTCATGGCTCGGCCCACCGCATCCCGCGGTCTGTACATCCAAATGGCCGGACGGGGGTTGCGGCCTTCGCCCGGCAAAACGGATTGTCTCATTTTAGATGTTACGGATAAAAGCCATACCTTGACCTATGATGTGACCGCCTTGACGGTGCCCGACGAGGACGAGCGCAAACCCCGCAAGGCGCGGACACCGCGAGAACCCAGTGCGGTCCACGATGACCCGGCTGACTGGACGCCGGGCGTGCAACCGATTCCCTTGCCCTGGGACGCCTTGGGGCATTCGCCGTTTGTCTGGCATGCCGATGCCGCCGGCCCCTGGCTCGAAGCCGGACCGCGTGATCGCATTTGTCTGACCCCCACCGAGGACGGCTGGCGGGTGACGTGGGTCTCTCCCGAGGGCTCCCAATCGCTGCATGAGGCGCCGGTGCCCTTGCCCTATGCCCAAGGGATTGCGGAAGATTGGGTGCGGGCGCAAAATCGTACCGCCTTTGCGGCCAAAGATGCGCCCTGGCGCCGCCGCCTCGTGTCCGCCAAACAGCAAGATCTTTTGCGGCGGTTGCATATTCCCTTTGATCCCGGTGTCTTGACGCAAGAAGAGGCATCCCGGCTCATTCATGAGGCGATGGATCGCCAGCCCTTGACGCCGAAGCAGCACCGCTGGCTGGTGGCCCATCACATTCCCATCCCGCCCCAGTGCATCATGCGCCAAGCCGCGCAACTGATTGCGGCGGCGCAACCCGCCGCCACGACTTCCGCAGCTTCTATGGCCTCAGATTCCTCAGAAAGGACGTGA
- a CDS encoding lytic transglycosylase domain-containing protein, producing MFKQRRLFLAAAFVGGGLFGVPLLIIVLVPVLMLIGGLAFHQASDPPPFPQSPAFSDQWINLSYHVTAANHVYAAIPNSVWIAVIQNLSNGAVLSDQTHGHGLFASPNPHLTGHPLKDFNAAVPVLKADWDAHHYKSNSLAEFMSATQNPPGDFVHATKQDIVALSTSPMIAAWPATGWKNGQWQYPSGSTAKTWVLVAGSAPVGLPTEVPWKPPTCAWIHGKDVCVPNNIAVSMVEPPTSVTIKSDGYNGPMLSSLLIPAGQKVPAWPHAAVWGADVIVNQQHPVTITAHWPTFSLSVTLPSATGFSVGGGGGNGNTPGYNPTSIKAAIQHWWQDILVASQRTGVPAAWIAGEMILESGGRPDAGSPGGAFGLMQLEPQTAASLPGYYPGARHNPQENLILGAELLAENYQQFQSWYLASSAYYGGAGAVEDAGVTPSMSWTQAESLLANVVPDPQAGNTLSLAQYALDVAAYAQMAASDENLPGPFSS from the coding sequence ATGTTTAAGCAACGTCGACTTTTTCTGGCCGCGGCTTTTGTCGGTGGCGGGTTATTCGGCGTGCCCCTGCTCATCATTGTCCTAGTGCCCGTCCTCATGCTCATCGGCGGCTTAGCCTTCCATCAGGCGTCGGACCCTCCTCCCTTTCCCCAAAGCCCGGCGTTTAGCGATCAATGGATCAATTTGTCATACCATGTCACCGCCGCCAACCATGTCTATGCCGCCATTCCCAATAGCGTCTGGATTGCGGTCATCCAAAATTTGTCCAATGGCGCGGTGCTCAGCGATCAAACGCATGGCCATGGCTTATTTGCCTCGCCCAATCCGCATCTGACCGGACATCCGCTGAAAGATTTTAATGCCGCCGTGCCCGTCCTCAAGGCCGATTGGGATGCGCACCATTACAAAAGTAACAGTCTCGCCGAATTCATGAGCGCCACGCAAAATCCGCCCGGCGATTTTGTGCATGCCACCAAACAAGATATCGTGGCCTTATCGACGAGTCCGATGATTGCGGCCTGGCCGGCTACCGGCTGGAAAAACGGCCAATGGCAGTATCCTTCCGGGTCCACCGCCAAAACGTGGGTGCTGGTCGCGGGCAGTGCCCCCGTCGGCCTCCCAACGGAAGTACCCTGGAAACCGCCCACCTGTGCTTGGATTCATGGCAAGGATGTCTGTGTGCCCAATAATATTGCGGTTTCCATGGTGGAACCGCCCACATCCGTCACCATTAAAAGCGACGGCTATAACGGGCCGATGCTCTCGTCCCTGCTGATCCCCGCTGGGCAAAAAGTCCCGGCGTGGCCGCATGCCGCAGTGTGGGGCGCGGATGTGATTGTCAATCAACAACATCCCGTCACGATTACGGCCCATTGGCCGACGTTTTCGCTCTCTGTCACGTTGCCGAGTGCGACCGGATTTTCTGTCGGAGGCGGTGGCGGCAACGGCAATACACCGGGGTATAATCCCACGTCCATTAAAGCCGCGATCCAACATTGGTGGCAAGACATTCTCGTCGCCAGTCAACGCACCGGAGTTCCGGCGGCATGGATTGCCGGGGAAATGATCTTAGAATCGGGAGGCCGTCCCGACGCCGGAAGTCCTGGCGGCGCTTTTGGTCTGATGCAACTGGAACCGCAAACCGCAGCATCCTTACCGGGATACTATCCAGGGGCCCGGCATAACCCCCAAGAAAATCTCATTTTAGGCGCGGAACTGCTGGCCGAAAATTATCAACAGTTTCAGTCTTGGTACTTAGCGTCTTCGGCGTATTACGGAGGTGCCGGAGCTGTCGAAGACGCCGGGGTCACACCGAGCATGTCGTGGACACAAGCTGAATCGCTGTTAGCCAACGTGGTGCCCGATCCCCAAGCTGGCAATACCTTGAGCTTGGCGCAATATGCTCTCGATGTGGCGGCTTATGCCCAAATGGCCGCCTCGGATGAAAATTTGCCTGGTCCGTTTTCTTCGTAA
- a CDS encoding creatininase family protein → MRWLPIGSWEPHGGHLPYDTDTRIAIALCHACAQPQDTVLPAIPYSCSFEHRGLGQVVSIRVAHFAALLTDIVWAQSDPLVIINGHGGNQVLGSLVQEWNADGARVLLLPDRAHWAAAYQAAGWDFGPHEDMHAGALERSLLLYLAPETVTSEIPADVSQPNRPYFSASGMHGYTVSGVIGYPTAATAEAGQTAWNALTETIRDVVKGWK, encoded by the coding sequence ATGCGCTGGTTACCGATTGGGAGCTGGGAACCACATGGCGGACATCTCCCCTATGACACCGATACGCGCATTGCCATCGCTCTCTGTCACGCCTGCGCTCAACCCCAAGATACGGTGTTGCCGGCCATCCCGTATAGTTGTTCCTTTGAACATCGGGGATTGGGCCAAGTGGTCAGTATTCGGGTCGCGCACTTCGCCGCCCTTCTCACCGATATTGTGTGGGCCCAGAGTGATCCTCTGGTCATTATTAATGGTCACGGCGGGAATCAAGTTTTAGGAAGTCTCGTCCAGGAATGGAATGCCGATGGGGCCCGCGTGTTGTTGCTCCCGGACCGGGCGCATTGGGCCGCGGCCTATCAGGCGGCAGGGTGGGATTTTGGGCCTCACGAGGACATGCACGCGGGGGCGTTGGAACGCAGTCTCCTCCTCTATTTGGCTCCGGAAACCGTTACTTCTGAAATTCCCGCTGATGTCTCCCAACCCAATCGTCCGTATTTTTCGGCAAGCGGTATGCACGGTTATACCGTATCCGGTGTAATCGGATATCCAACTGCCGCCACGGCAGAAGCAGGACAAACAGCGTGGAATGCGTTAACCGAAACGATACGCGATGTGGTGAAAGGATGGAAATGA
- a CDS encoding UTRA domain-containing protein encodes MSDGYQPRRWDEIFKTLQQEIDQGQWPPDTIFLTAEAIEKRFSVSIATANRVLQELEIGGWLYGAHGVRERRVVGTRSVSDRTTEFLRDPAWKHPWVQTLAAEVDNTPPNWVTQWMGTGPLWRWKALQGDGIIIVAISEGWYAVDSPVRAYAKAPGPNFYGLLEAHYGLLAGFQETVSARLADFDERKAFHAIGRAPLLVLQIDRVTRTRMGNVIEVVRLVDRASHYHLQYEVPYRHF; translated from the coding sequence TTGAGCGATGGATACCAACCGCGTCGGTGGGATGAGATTTTTAAGACATTACAACAAGAAATCGATCAAGGGCAATGGCCACCCGATACCATTTTTTTGACCGCGGAAGCGATTGAAAAACGGTTTAGCGTCTCGATTGCCACGGCGAATCGCGTGCTTCAAGAACTCGAAATCGGGGGATGGCTCTATGGCGCACACGGTGTGAGAGAACGTCGTGTCGTAGGCACCCGCAGTGTGTCGGATCGCACGACGGAGTTTTTGCGTGATCCAGCATGGAAACACCCTTGGGTGCAAACGCTGGCCGCTGAGGTTGATAACACCCCCCCAAACTGGGTAACGCAATGGATGGGAACTGGCCCACTCTGGCGGTGGAAAGCACTGCAAGGTGATGGAATCATTATCGTTGCCATCTCCGAAGGATGGTATGCCGTGGATTCTCCAGTCCGGGCCTATGCGAAAGCTCCCGGACCGAACTTTTACGGTTTGCTAGAAGCCCACTATGGGTTACTAGCCGGGTTTCAAGAAACGGTGTCTGCACGTTTAGCTGATTTTGACGAACGGAAAGCGTTTCACGCGATAGGGCGAGCCCCATTGCTTGTCTTACAAATCGATCGTGTCACCCGAACCCGAATGGGCAACGTGATTGAAGTCGTCCGCTTGGTGGATCGGGCTAGTCATTACCACCTTCAGTATGAAGTGCCATATCGACACTTTTAG
- a CDS encoding BrnT family toxin, with product MDFADAAKLFASPRFEWRDERHDYGEERRVTIGLIAGRICVCAYTLRGSHYRIISLRKANAREQARYRQTLADQLEGRR from the coding sequence ATGGATTTTGCCGATGCCGCCAAACTGTTTGCGAGTCCCCGCTTTGAATGGCGGGATGAACGTCACGACTACGGGGAAGAGCGCCGAGTGACAATCGGCCTGATTGCCGGACGGATCTGTGTGTGCGCGTATACTCTCCGTGGATCACATTATCGGATTATTTCCTTAAGGAAGGCGAATGCCCGTGAACAAGCACGATATCGACAAACCCTCGCAGACCAATTGGAAGGCCGTAGATAA
- a CDS encoding BrnA antitoxin family protein, whose translation MNKHDIDKPSQTNWKAVDKLEDADLYDEDLPELSETFWQNAVFIPGPKKQLTLRIDADVVEYFRAQGPDYQRRMNAVLRHYMEVQRRRS comes from the coding sequence GTGAACAAGCACGATATCGACAAACCCTCGCAGACCAATTGGAAGGCCGTAGATAAATTGGAGGACGCAGACCTCTACGATGAAGACTTGCCAGAACTCAGTGAGACATTCTGGCAGAATGCAGTTTTCATTCCGGGACCTAAAAAGCAACTCACCTTACGTATCGATGCCGACGTAGTAGAATACTTTCGCGCCCAAGGACCTGACTATCAACGTCGGATGAACGCTGTGTTACGCCATTATATGGAAGTGCAACGCCGACGTTCCTAA
- a CDS encoding DUF1778 domain-containing protein encodes MSQWLVAVRHHAENVLAQHQNIQLSDQIRRQFTEMLRTQTTRRPPCFARRKVLS; translated from the coding sequence TTGTCTCAGTGGCTAGTCGCTGTAAGACATCATGCTGAAAACGTTCTGGCACAACATCAAAACATTCAGCTGAGCGATCAAATCCGTCGGCAATTTACCGAAATGCTTCGGACTCAGACCACTCGGCGCCCCCCGTGCTTTGCGCGACGCAAAGTGTTGTCATGA
- a CDS encoding transposase: protein MAIIPQLSLFSWQDLQELGDLERLVLVLDTVPDDALMRHLDTARGRGRNDYPVRAMWNSVLAGVVFQHLSIESLRRELARNAQLRALCGFRNAAVPPASAYTRFLRRLMAEQDRIDALFEQLVEDITAVLPDFGHRLAIDSKAIPSRAVRPAKNSGADGRRDVDADFGRKEYRGVHEDGTRWSKVVQWFGYKLHLVVDATYELPVAWEVTKASVSDVSRAQPLLNHLHDRHPALLSRAALLGYLPDQASDRYPEYVAGS from the coding sequence ATGGCTATCATACCACAACTCTCGCTGTTTTCGTGGCAAGATCTTCAAGAATTGGGCGATTTGGAACGCCTCGTGCTGGTTCTGGATACGGTGCCGGACGACGCCCTGATGCGGCACTTAGACACCGCCCGCGGACGCGGGCGCAATGACTATCCTGTCCGCGCGATGTGGAATTCCGTGTTAGCTGGTGTGGTTTTCCAACACCTGAGCATCGAAAGCCTCCGTCGGGAACTGGCTCGTAATGCCCAACTGCGCGCACTGTGTGGGTTTCGCAACGCGGCCGTCCCGCCGGCATCGGCGTACACCCGGTTTTTGCGTCGGCTGATGGCCGAACAGGACAGGATAGACGCGCTGTTTGAGCAGCTCGTGGAGGACATCACGGCCGTGCTTCCGGATTTCGGTCATCGTTTAGCGATCGATAGTAAAGCCATTCCCTCGCGGGCCGTGCGGCCCGCCAAAAACTCTGGTGCTGATGGGCGCCGCGACGTGGATGCCGACTTCGGTCGAAAGGAATACCGGGGCGTTCATGAGGACGGGACCCGCTGGAGTAAAGTCGTCCAGTGGTTCGGGTATAAGCTGCACCTGGTGGTGGATGCGACGTACGAATTGCCGGTGGCGTGGGAGGTGACGAAAGCCTCGGTGTCCGATGTCAGCCGGGCGCAGCCCTTGTTGAATCATCTCCACGACCGCCATCCCGCCCTGCTGTCACGGGCCGCCCTGCTGGGATACCTACCAGATCAAGCCAGTGATCGATATCCGGAATATGTGGCGGGATCCTGA